From one Neofelis nebulosa isolate mNeoNeb1 chromosome 4, mNeoNeb1.pri, whole genome shotgun sequence genomic stretch:
- the BRD4 gene encoding bromodomain-containing protein 4 isoform X3 produces MSAESGPGTRLRNLPVMGDGLETTQMSTTQAQAQPQQANTASTNPPPPETSNPNKPKRQTNQLQYLLKVVLKTLWKHQFAWPFQQPVDAVKLNLPDYYKIIKTPMDMGTIKKRLENNYYWNAQECIQDFNTMFTNCYIYNKPGDDIVLMAEALEKLFLQKINELPTEETEIMIVQAKGRGRGRKEAGTAKPGVSTVPNTTQASTPPQTQTPQQNPPPVQATPHPFPAVTPDLIVQTPVMTVVPPQPLQTPPPVPPQPPPPPAPNPQPVQSHPPIIAATPQPVKTKKGVKRKADTTTPTTIDPIHEPPSLPPEPKTAKLGPRRESSRPVKPPKKDVPDSQQHPVSDKSSKVSEQLKCCSGILKEMFAKKHAAYAWPFYKPVDVEALGLHDYCDIIKHPMDMSTIKSKLEAREYRDAQEFGADVRLMFSNCYKYNPPDHEVVAMARKLQDVFEMRFAKMPDEPEEPVVAVSSPAVPPPTKVAAPPSSSDSSSDSSSDSDSSTDDSEEERAQRLAELQEQLKAVHEQLAALSQPQQNKPKKKEKDKKEKKKEKHKKKEEVEENKKSKAKELPPKKTKKNNSSNSNASKKEPAPMKNKPPPAYESEEEDKCKPMSYEEKRQLSLDINKLPGEKLGRVVHIIQSREPSLKNSNPDEIEIDFETLKPSTLRELERYVTSCLRKKRKPQAEKVDVIAGSSKMKGFSSSESESTSESSSSDSEDSETEMAPKSKKKGHPGREQKKHHHHHHQQMQQTPAPVPQQPPPPPQQPPPPPPPQQQQQPPPPPPPPSMPPQAATTMKSSPPPFIAAQVPVLEPQLPGSVFDPIGHFTQPILHLPQPELPPHLPQPPEHSTPPHLNQHSVVSPPALHNALPQQPSRPSNRAAALPPKPARPPAASPALAQPPLLPQPPMAQPPQVLLQEDEEPPAPPLTSMQMQLYLQQLQKVQPPTPLLPSVKVQSQPPPPLPPPPHPAVQQQLQQQPPPPPPQPQPPPQQQHQPPPRPVHMQPMQFPTHIQQPPAPPGQQPAHPPPGQQPPPPQPAKPQQVIQHHPSPRHHKSDPYSTGHLREAPSPLMIHSPQMPPFQSLTHQSPPQQNVQPKKQELRAASVVQPQPLVVVKEEKIHSPIIRSEPFSPSLRPEPPKHPESIKAPVHLPQRPEMKPVDVGRPVIRPPEQNAPPPGAPDKDKQKQEPKTPVAPKKDLKIKNMGSWASLVQKHPTTPSSTAKSSSDSFEQFRRAAREKEEREKALKAQAEHAEKEKERLRQERMRSREDEDALEQARRAHEEARRRQEQQQQQRQEQQQQQQQQAAAVAAAAAPQAQSSQPQSMLDQQRELARKREQERRRREAMAATIDMNFQSDLLSIFEENLF; encoded by the exons GATTACTATAAGATCATTAAAACGCCTATGGATATGGGAACAATAAAGAAGCGCTTGGAAAACAACTATTACTGGAATGCTCAGGAATGTATCCAGGACTTCAACACTATGTTTACAAATTGTTACATCTACAACAAG CCTGGAGATGACATAGTCTTAATGGCAGAAGCTCTGGAGAAGCTCTTCTTGCAGAAAATCAATGAACTGCCCACtgaagaaactgagatcatgatagTCCAGGCAAAAGGAAGAGGACGTGGGAGGAAAGAAGCAG GGACGGCAAAACCTGGCGTCTCTACGGTACCAAACACAACTCAAGCATCGACTCCTCCGCAGACCCAGACCCCTCAGCAGAACCCTCCGCCTGTGCAGGCTACACCTCACCCCTTCCCTGCGGTCACCCCAGACCTCATCGTTCAGACCCCCGTCATGACAGTGGTGCCTCCCCAGCCACTGCAGACACCCCCGCCGGTGCCCCCtcagccaccacccccacctgCGCCAAACCCCCAGCCTGTGCAGAGCCACCCACCCATCATCGCGGCCACCCCACAGCCTGTGAAG ACAAAGAAGGGAGTTAAGAGGAAAGCggacaccaccacccccaccaccattgACCCCATTCATGAACCACCATCACTACCGCCGGAGCCTAAGACTGCCAAGCTGGGCCCACGGCGGGAGAGCAGCCGGCCTGTGAAGCCCCCCAAGAAGGACGTGCCCGACTCTCAGCAGCACCCAGTGTCGGATAAGAGCAGCAAGGTCTCAGAGCAGCTCAAGTGCTGCAGTGGCATCCTCAAGGAGATGTTTGCCAAGAAGCACGCAGCCTACGCCTGGCCGTTCTACAAGCCTGTGGACGTAGAGGCATTGGGCCTGCACGACTACTGTGACATCATCAAGCACCCCATGGACATGAGCACAATCAAG TCTAAACTGGAGGCCCGCGAGTACCGTGACGCTCAGGAATTTGGTGCTGATGTCCGATTGATGTTTTCCAACTGCTATAAATACAACCCTCCTGACCACGAGGTGGTGGCCATGGCCCGCAAGCTCCAG gatGTGTTCGAGATGCGCTTTGCCAAGATGCCAGACGAGCCTGAGGAGCCTGTGGTGGCCGTGTCCTCCCCAGCGGTGCCACCCCCGACCAAAGTGGCAGCCCCGCCCTCGTCCAGCGACAGCAGCAGCGATAGCTCCTCCGACAGTGACAGCTCCACCGATGACTCTGAAGAGGAACGAGCCCAGCGGCTGGCCGAGCTCCAGGAGCAG CTCAAAGCCGTGCACGAGCAGCTTGCagccctctcccagccccagcagaacaaaccaaagaaaaaggagaaagacaaaaaagaaaagaaaaaagaaaagcacaaaaagaaagaagaagtggAGGAGAATAAGAAGAGCAAAGCCAAGGAACTTCCTCctaaaaagaccaagaaaaataacagcagcaacagcaacgCGAG CAAGAAGGAGCCTGCGCCCATGAAGAACAAGCCCCCTCCTGCGTACGAGTCGGAGGAGGAGGACAAGTGCAAGCCCATGTCGTATGAGGAGAAGCGGCAGCTCAGCCTAGACATCAACAAGCTCCCTGGTGAGAAACTGGGCCGCGTGGTGCACATCATCCAGTCGCGGGAGCCCTCCCTCAAGAACTCCAACCCCGATGAGATTGAGATCGACTTTGAGACTCTGAAGCCGTCCACCCTTCGAGAACTGGAGCGCTACGTAACCTCCTGTTTGCGGAAGAAAAGGAAACCTCAAG CCGAGAAAGTTGATGTGATTGCTGGCTCCTCTAAGATGAAGGGCTTCTCGTCCTCGGAGTCGGAGAGCACCAGCGAGTCCAGCTCTTCTGACAGTGAAGACTCCGAAACAG aGATGGCTCCGAAGtcaaaaaagaaggggcacccCGGGAGGGAGCAGAAGAAG caccatcaccaccaccatcagcagATGCAGCAGACCCCGGCCCCCGTGCCCCAGCAGCCCCCGCCGCCTCCCCAGCAGCCCCCGCCGCCTCCACctccgcagcagcagcagcagcccccacccccgccgcccccgccttCCATGCCGCCACAGGCAGCCACCACGATGAAGTCCTCGCCTCCGCCCTTCATCGCCGCCCAGGTGCCCGTCCTGGAGCCCCAGCTCCCAGGCAGCGTCTTCGACCCCATCGGCCACTTCACCCAGCCCATCCTGCACCTGCCGCAGCCCGAGCTgccccctcacctgccccagCCGCCCGAGCACAGCACTCCGCCTCATCTCAACCAGCACTCGGTGGTCTCTCCTCCAG CTTTGCACAACGCGCTGCCCCAGCAGCCGTCGCGGCCCAGCAACCGAGCCGCTGCCCTGCCCCCCAAGCCCGCCCGGCCCCCGGCCGCGTCACCTGCCCTGGCTCAGCCACCCCTTCTCCCACAGCCCCCCATGGCTCAGCCCCCCCAAGTGCTATTGCAGGAGGACGAAGAgccacccgcccctcccctcacctccaTGCAGATGCAGCTCTACCTGCAGCAGCTGCAGAAGGTGCAGCCCCCCACGCCGCTACTCCCTTCCGTGAAGGTGCAgtcccagcccccgccccccctgccgCCCCCACCGCACCCCGCCGtgcagcagcagctgcagcagcagcCACCGCCACCGCCTCCCCAGCCGCAGCCACCACCCCAGCAGCAGCACCAGCCCCCCCCGCGGCCTGTGCACATGCAGCCCATGCAGTTCCCCACCCACATCCAGCAGCCCCCAGCGCCCCCGGGCCAGCAGCCCGCACACCCGCCCCCGGGCCAGCAGCCGCCACCGCCACAGCCCGCCAAGCCTCAGCAGGTCATCCAGCACCACCCTTCGCCCCGGCACCACAAGTCGGACCCCTATTCAACTG GTCACCTTCGCGAAGCCCCCTCCCCGCTTATGATACATTCCCCTCAGATGCCACCGTTCCAGAGCCTGACCCACCAGTCGCCACCCCAGCAAAATGTCCAGCCTAAGAAGCAG GAGCTGCGCGCGGCCTCTGTggtccagccccagcccctggtggTGGTTAAGGAGGAGAAGATCCACTCACCCATCATCCGCAGCGAGCCTTTCAGCCCCTCGCTGCGGCCAGAGCCCCCTAAGCACCCGGAGAGCATCAAGGCGCCCGTTCACCTGCCCCAAC GGCCTGAGATGAAGCCTGTGGACGTCGGGAGACCTGTGATCCGGCCCCCTGAGCAGAATGCACCCCCACCAGGGGCCCCCGACAAGGACAAACAGAAACAGGAGCCGAAGACACCAGTTGCACCCAAAAAG GACTTAAAAATCAAGAACATGGGCTCCTGGGCTAGCCTGGTGCAGAAGCATCCCACCACCCCGTCCTCCACAGCCAAGTCCTCGAGTGACAGCTTCGAGCAGTTCCGCCGCGCCGCCAGGGAGAAGGAGGAGCGTGAGAAGGCCCTGAAGGCGCAGGCCGAGCACGcggagaaggagaaggagcggCTTCGGCAGGAGCGCATGAG GAGCCGGGAGGATGAGGATGCGCTGGAGCAGGCCCGGCGAGCCCACGAGGAGGCTCGCCGGcgccaggagcagcagcagcagcaacggcaggagcagcagcagcagcagcagcagcaggcggCCGCCGTGGCCGCGGCCGCCGCCCCCCAGGCCCAGAGCTCCCAGCCCCAGTCCATGCTGGATCAGCAGAGGGAGTTGGCCCGAAAGCGGGAGCAGGAGCGAAGGCGCCGGGAAGCG aTGGCAGCTACCATTGACATGAATTTCCAGAGTGATCTATTgtcaatatttgaagaaaatcttTTCTGA
- the BRD4 gene encoding bromodomain-containing protein 4 isoform X4 gives MAEALEKLFLQKINELPTEETEIMIVQAKGRGRGRKEAGTAKPGVSTVPNTTQASTPPQTQTPQQNPPPVQATPHPFPAVTPDLIVQTPVMTVVPPQPLQTPPPVPPQPPPPPAPNPQPVQSHPPIIAATPQPVKTKKGVKRKADTTTPTTIDPIHEPPSLPPEPKTAKLGPRRESSRPVKPPKKDVPDSQQHPVSDKSSKVSEQLKCCSGILKEMFAKKHAAYAWPFYKPVDVEALGLHDYCDIIKHPMDMSTIKSKLEAREYRDAQEFGADVRLMFSNCYKYNPPDHEVVAMARKLQDVFEMRFAKMPDEPEEPVVAVSSPAVPPPTKVAAPPSSSDSSSDSSSDSDSSTDDSEEERAQRLAELQEQLKAVHEQLAALSQPQQNKPKKKEKDKKEKKKEKHKKKEEVEENKKSKAKELPPKKTKKNNSSNSNASKKEPAPMKNKPPPAYESEEEDKCKPMSYEEKRQLSLDINKLPGEKLGRVVHIIQSREPSLKNSNPDEIEIDFETLKPSTLRELERYVTSCLRKKRKPQAEKVDVIAGSSKMKGFSSSESESTSESSSSDSEDSETEMAPKSKKKGHPGREQKKHHHHHHQQMQQTPAPVPQQPPPPPQQPPPPPPPQQQQQPPPPPPPPSMPPQAATTMKSSPPPFIAAQVPVLEPQLPGSVFDPIGHFTQPILHLPQPELPPHLPQPPEHSTPPHLNQHSVVSPPALHNALPQQPSRPSNRAAALPPKPARPPAASPALAQPPLLPQPPMAQPPQVLLQEDEEPPAPPLTSMQMQLYLQQLQKVQPPTPLLPSVKVQSQPPPPLPPPPHPAVQQQLQQQPPPPPPQPQPPPQQQHQPPPRPVHMQPMQFPTHIQQPPAPPGQQPAHPPPGQQPPPPQPAKPQQVIQHHPSPRHHKSDPYSTGHLREAPSPLMIHSPQMPPFQSLTHQSPPQQNVQPKKQVKGRAGPQPPGPGVGRCQRHPPASPATVPVPSQELRAASVVQPQPLVVVKEEKIHSPIIRSEPFSPSLRPEPPKHPESIKAPVHLPQRPEMKPVDVGRPVIRPPEQNAPPPGAPDKDKQKQEPKTPVAPKKDLKIKNMGSWASLVQKHPTTPSSTAKSSSDSFEQFRRAAREKEEREKALKAQAEHAEKEKERLRQERMRSREDEDALEQARRAHEEARRRQEQQQQQRQEQQQQQQQQAAAVAAAAAPQAQSSQPQSMLDQQRELARKREQERRRREAMAATIDMNFQSDLLSIFEENLF, from the exons ATGGCAGAAGCTCTGGAGAAGCTCTTCTTGCAGAAAATCAATGAACTGCCCACtgaagaaactgagatcatgatagTCCAGGCAAAAGGAAGAGGACGTGGGAGGAAAGAAGCAG GGACGGCAAAACCTGGCGTCTCTACGGTACCAAACACAACTCAAGCATCGACTCCTCCGCAGACCCAGACCCCTCAGCAGAACCCTCCGCCTGTGCAGGCTACACCTCACCCCTTCCCTGCGGTCACCCCAGACCTCATCGTTCAGACCCCCGTCATGACAGTGGTGCCTCCCCAGCCACTGCAGACACCCCCGCCGGTGCCCCCtcagccaccacccccacctgCGCCAAACCCCCAGCCTGTGCAGAGCCACCCACCCATCATCGCGGCCACCCCACAGCCTGTGAAG ACAAAGAAGGGAGTTAAGAGGAAAGCggacaccaccacccccaccaccattgACCCCATTCATGAACCACCATCACTACCGCCGGAGCCTAAGACTGCCAAGCTGGGCCCACGGCGGGAGAGCAGCCGGCCTGTGAAGCCCCCCAAGAAGGACGTGCCCGACTCTCAGCAGCACCCAGTGTCGGATAAGAGCAGCAAGGTCTCAGAGCAGCTCAAGTGCTGCAGTGGCATCCTCAAGGAGATGTTTGCCAAGAAGCACGCAGCCTACGCCTGGCCGTTCTACAAGCCTGTGGACGTAGAGGCATTGGGCCTGCACGACTACTGTGACATCATCAAGCACCCCATGGACATGAGCACAATCAAG TCTAAACTGGAGGCCCGCGAGTACCGTGACGCTCAGGAATTTGGTGCTGATGTCCGATTGATGTTTTCCAACTGCTATAAATACAACCCTCCTGACCACGAGGTGGTGGCCATGGCCCGCAAGCTCCAG gatGTGTTCGAGATGCGCTTTGCCAAGATGCCAGACGAGCCTGAGGAGCCTGTGGTGGCCGTGTCCTCCCCAGCGGTGCCACCCCCGACCAAAGTGGCAGCCCCGCCCTCGTCCAGCGACAGCAGCAGCGATAGCTCCTCCGACAGTGACAGCTCCACCGATGACTCTGAAGAGGAACGAGCCCAGCGGCTGGCCGAGCTCCAGGAGCAG CTCAAAGCCGTGCACGAGCAGCTTGCagccctctcccagccccagcagaacaaaccaaagaaaaaggagaaagacaaaaaagaaaagaaaaaagaaaagcacaaaaagaaagaagaagtggAGGAGAATAAGAAGAGCAAAGCCAAGGAACTTCCTCctaaaaagaccaagaaaaataacagcagcaacagcaacgCGAG CAAGAAGGAGCCTGCGCCCATGAAGAACAAGCCCCCTCCTGCGTACGAGTCGGAGGAGGAGGACAAGTGCAAGCCCATGTCGTATGAGGAGAAGCGGCAGCTCAGCCTAGACATCAACAAGCTCCCTGGTGAGAAACTGGGCCGCGTGGTGCACATCATCCAGTCGCGGGAGCCCTCCCTCAAGAACTCCAACCCCGATGAGATTGAGATCGACTTTGAGACTCTGAAGCCGTCCACCCTTCGAGAACTGGAGCGCTACGTAACCTCCTGTTTGCGGAAGAAAAGGAAACCTCAAG CCGAGAAAGTTGATGTGATTGCTGGCTCCTCTAAGATGAAGGGCTTCTCGTCCTCGGAGTCGGAGAGCACCAGCGAGTCCAGCTCTTCTGACAGTGAAGACTCCGAAACAG aGATGGCTCCGAAGtcaaaaaagaaggggcacccCGGGAGGGAGCAGAAGAAG caccatcaccaccaccatcagcagATGCAGCAGACCCCGGCCCCCGTGCCCCAGCAGCCCCCGCCGCCTCCCCAGCAGCCCCCGCCGCCTCCACctccgcagcagcagcagcagcccccacccccgccgcccccgccttCCATGCCGCCACAGGCAGCCACCACGATGAAGTCCTCGCCTCCGCCCTTCATCGCCGCCCAGGTGCCCGTCCTGGAGCCCCAGCTCCCAGGCAGCGTCTTCGACCCCATCGGCCACTTCACCCAGCCCATCCTGCACCTGCCGCAGCCCGAGCTgccccctcacctgccccagCCGCCCGAGCACAGCACTCCGCCTCATCTCAACCAGCACTCGGTGGTCTCTCCTCCAG CTTTGCACAACGCGCTGCCCCAGCAGCCGTCGCGGCCCAGCAACCGAGCCGCTGCCCTGCCCCCCAAGCCCGCCCGGCCCCCGGCCGCGTCACCTGCCCTGGCTCAGCCACCCCTTCTCCCACAGCCCCCCATGGCTCAGCCCCCCCAAGTGCTATTGCAGGAGGACGAAGAgccacccgcccctcccctcacctccaTGCAGATGCAGCTCTACCTGCAGCAGCTGCAGAAGGTGCAGCCCCCCACGCCGCTACTCCCTTCCGTGAAGGTGCAgtcccagcccccgccccccctgccgCCCCCACCGCACCCCGCCGtgcagcagcagctgcagcagcagcCACCGCCACCGCCTCCCCAGCCGCAGCCACCACCCCAGCAGCAGCACCAGCCCCCCCCGCGGCCTGTGCACATGCAGCCCATGCAGTTCCCCACCCACATCCAGCAGCCCCCAGCGCCCCCGGGCCAGCAGCCCGCACACCCGCCCCCGGGCCAGCAGCCGCCACCGCCACAGCCCGCCAAGCCTCAGCAGGTCATCCAGCACCACCCTTCGCCCCGGCACCACAAGTCGGACCCCTATTCAACTG GTCACCTTCGCGAAGCCCCCTCCCCGCTTATGATACATTCCCCTCAGATGCCACCGTTCCAGAGCCTGACCCACCAGTCGCCACCCCAGCAAAATGTCCAGCCTAAGAAGCAGGtaaagggcagggctgggccacaGCCCCCAGGGCCAGGTGTGGGCCGGTGCCAGAGGCACCCACCTGCCTCACCGGCCACCGTGCCTGTGCCGTCCCAGGAGCTGCGCGCGGCCTCTGTggtccagccccagcccctggtggTGGTTAAGGAGGAGAAGATCCACTCACCCATCATCCGCAGCGAGCCTTTCAGCCCCTCGCTGCGGCCAGAGCCCCCTAAGCACCCGGAGAGCATCAAGGCGCCCGTTCACCTGCCCCAAC GGCCTGAGATGAAGCCTGTGGACGTCGGGAGACCTGTGATCCGGCCCCCTGAGCAGAATGCACCCCCACCAGGGGCCCCCGACAAGGACAAACAGAAACAGGAGCCGAAGACACCAGTTGCACCCAAAAAG GACTTAAAAATCAAGAACATGGGCTCCTGGGCTAGCCTGGTGCAGAAGCATCCCACCACCCCGTCCTCCACAGCCAAGTCCTCGAGTGACAGCTTCGAGCAGTTCCGCCGCGCCGCCAGGGAGAAGGAGGAGCGTGAGAAGGCCCTGAAGGCGCAGGCCGAGCACGcggagaaggagaaggagcggCTTCGGCAGGAGCGCATGAG GAGCCGGGAGGATGAGGATGCGCTGGAGCAGGCCCGGCGAGCCCACGAGGAGGCTCGCCGGcgccaggagcagcagcagcagcaacggcaggagcagcagcagcagcagcagcagcaggcggCCGCCGTGGCCGCGGCCGCCGCCCCCCAGGCCCAGAGCTCCCAGCCCCAGTCCATGCTGGATCAGCAGAGGGAGTTGGCCCGAAAGCGGGAGCAGGAGCGAAGGCGCCGGGAAGCG aTGGCAGCTACCATTGACATGAATTTCCAGAGTGATCTATTgtcaatatttgaagaaaatcttTTCTGA